The following are from one region of the Populus trichocarpa isolate Nisqually-1 chromosome 8, P.trichocarpa_v4.1, whole genome shotgun sequence genome:
- the LOC7462098 gene encoding SNF2 domain-containing protein CLASSY 2 isoform X2 gives MKRKRLHQSKHPFNAHPFEALCCGSWQSVELIQIRDGAMTVHFVDGHHRIEEKGPFSNVRVKSRKATSSDCTCFLRPGIDVCVLSSSERAKNTGEGNSEPVWVDAKISSIKRKPHVSHCSCQFFVNLYVNQGPLGSERARLSKETEAVGINEISVLQKLDNDPCEADNNQQEAQFYRWEFCEDCSLVQRSKLFLGRFSADLTWLLVASVLKQVEFDVRSVQNKIVYQILGGENEHCSLKSNNHINCVTFKVKDSISTPFVVQLVPTDACSEAGHISDTNGTKQSPCYDVMSLRRSKRRNVQPERFLACDAPAETEIGWVRSLPYTPLKWKAEEEEEEEMHLPLAYLFGTHAGASCAEEQTCNEVGASSPKLELLEGIPVSRTKTYLKEIKSNVVNRRDHQTEPGEVRAGMAKRRECQKSTMADRIEHQTRLGDAESGMANRKKHGTQIREVKSGVANRREHQDQLAIVPVHTEDVLATFEQFDSPVKTPEPYSQAFIEFPISYYRKKSSPAAHRKNDRDEDLMFGNGWGGKFSTKKVQRARYRSTHLKQDGSCAPMTYKRTALSAGAYNKLISSYMKNIDATIKSKEVPRIIDQWEEFKAKHSSDQKEKMEPSSVKDDGESSETEMLWREMELCLASAYILEDNEALLSTRTTQKNCQHDFKLDEEIGILCQICGFVKTEIKYVSAPFMEHTGWTAESKPQNEEDSELKPDEDEGSSLFGNHTSGEDVPVSEVNDNVWDLIPELRPKLHMHQKKAFEFLWKNTAGSLVPAHMEKTSKKIGGCVVSHTPGAGKTFLIIAFLVSYLKLFPGKRPLVLAPKTTLYTWYKEFIKWEIPVPVHLIHGTRSSRAFKQTPAALRGSGPRPSQDVVHILDCLEKMQKWHAQPSVLVMGYTSFLTLMREDSKYNHRKYMAKVLRESPGMLILDEGHNPRSTKSRLRKVLMKVETDLRILLSGTLFQNNFCEYFNTLSLARPMFIKEVLKALDPKFKRKKKGAQKARHLLESRARKFFIDNIASKINSDEAEEKMQGLNMLRNMTNGFIDVYEGTASDTLPGIQIYTILMNPTDIQHQILVKLHKIMEKCPGYPLEVELLITLASIHPSLVNSSVCVKKFYNLEELMELEKLRFDCKKGSKVMFVLNLVYRVVKNEKVLIFCHNIAPIKLFLELFENIFRWQQGKEILVLTGELELFERGRVMDKFEELGGPSRVLLASITACAEGISLTAASRVILLDSEWNPSKTKQAIARAFRPGQQKMVYVYQLLATGTVEEDKYRRTAWKEWVSRMIFSEEFVEDPSRWQAEKIEDDVLREIVEEDRVKSFHMIMKNEKASTS, from the exons ATGAAGAGAAAGCGTTTACATCAGTCCAAGCATCCATTTAATGCACACC CTTTTGAGGCCTTATGCTGTGGCTCTTGGCAAAGCGTGGAGCTTATACAAATCAGGGATGGGGCTATGACTGTGCATTTTGTAGATGGCCATCATAGAATTGAGGAGAAGGGTCCTTTCTCAAACGTTCGAGTGAAGTCGAGGAAAGCTACTTCATCTGATTGCACATGCTTTCTGAGGCCTGGTATTGATGTTTGTGTGCTTTCATCTTCTGAGCGTGCGAAGAATACTGGGGAAGGAAATTCAGAACCT GTGTGGGTTGATGCTAAGATAAGTTCTATCAAGCGGAAACCTCATGTATCTCACTGCTCATGTCAATTTTTTGTTAACCTCTATGTTAACCAAGGCCCTCTTGGTTCAGAGAGAGCCAGACTTAGTAAAGAAACTGAAGCAGTAGGAATCAATGAAATTTCTGTTCTTCAGAAACTTGACAACGATCCATGTGAAGCAGACAACAATCAGCAAGAAGCTCAGTTCTATCGATGGGAATTTTGTGAGGACTGTTCTTTAGTACAAAGAAGCAAACTCTTTTTGGGGAGGTTTTCAGCTGACCTTACATGGCTGCTTGTAGCATCAGTTCTGAAGCAAGTTGAATTTGATGTAAGGTCagtccaaaataaaattgtctACCAAATTTTGGGTGGTGAGAATGAGCACTGTtcattaaaatctaataatcaCATAAACTGTGTAACTTTCAAAGTGAAAGACAGTATTTCAACCCCATTTGTGGTCCAATTGGTTCCCACTGATGCTTGTAGTGAAGCAGGCCATATTAGTGACACCAATGGGACCAAACAATCACCATGCTATGATGTTATGAGTTTGCGGCGGTCAAAGCGTCGAAATGTACAACCTGAACGCTTCCTTGCCTGTGATGCTCCTGCAGAGACAGAAATTGGCTGGGTAAGATCCCTGCCATACACACCACTGAAGTGGaaggcagaagaagaagaagaagaagaaatgcacTTACCACTGGCATACCTGTTTGGGACACATGCAGGTGCAAGTTGTGCAGAAGAGCAAACATGCAACGAAGTGGGAGCTAGTTCTCCTAAACTAGAACTCTTGGAAGGTATCCCTGTTTCCAGAACCAAGACTTACTTGAAGGAGATTAAATCAAATGTGGTTAACAGAAGAGATCACCAAACTGAGCCCGGGGAGGTTCGAGCAGGGATggctaagagaagagaatgCCAAAAGTCAACCATGGCTGACCGAATAGAACACCAAACTCGACTCGGGGATGCTGAATCAGGCATGGCCAACAGAAAAAAGCATGGAACTCAAATTAGGGAGGTTAAATCAGGCGTGGCTAACAGAAGAGAACACCAAGATCAACTTGCTATTGTTCCTGTGCATACTGAAGATGTTCTGGCAACCTTTGAACAATTTGATTCCCCTGTGAAGACTCCTGAACCTTATTCACAAGCGTTTATTGAATTTCCGATTAGTTATTACAGAAAAAAGAGTTCTCCTGCTGCGCACAGGAAGAATGATCGTGATGAAGATTTGATGTTCGGAAATGGATGGGGTGGAAAATTTTCTACTAAGAAAGTTCAAAGAGCAAGATATCGATCCACACATTTAAAGCAGGATGGTTCTTGTGCGCCAATGACTTACAAGCGGACAGCCTTAAGTGCTGGTGCTTACAATAAACTCATAAGTTCTTATATGAAGAACATTGATGCCACAATCAAGTCAAAGGAGGTACCACGCATTATTGACCAGTGGGAAGAGTTTAAAGCAAAACATAGCTCAGATCAGAAGGAGAAAATGGAACCATCTTCGGTTAAGGATGATGGAGAAAGCTCAGAAACTGAAATGTTGTGGAGAGAGATGGAACTATGCCTGGCATCAGCATATATACTTGAAGATAATGAG GCTCTACTTTCCACTCGGACTACACAGAAAAATTGCCAGCACGACTTCAAACTGGATGAAGAAATTGGGATATTATGCCAAATATGCGGCTTTGtgaaaactgaaataaaatatgtttcagCACCATTT ATGGAACACACAGGCTGGACTGCAGAAAGTAAGCCACAGAATGAAGAGGATTCGGAGCTTAAACCTGATGAAGATGAGGGCTCGAGTCTTTTTGGCAATCATACTTCAGGTGAAGATGTGCCTGTATCAGAAGTGAATGACAATGTTTGGGACTTGATCCCTGAGCTCAGACCGAAATTACACATGCACCAGAAAAAGGCTTTTGAGTTTCTATGGAAGAACACTGCTGGATCCTTGGTACCGGCACATATGGAAAAAACATCTAAGAAGATAGGTGGTTGTGTTGTTTCTCATACTCCTGGAGCTGGAAAAACATTTCTCATCATTGCATTCCTTGTCAGCTACTTGAAGTTGTTTCCAGGAAAACGGCCTCTGGTCCTTGCTCCAAAGACAACTCTCTATACCTGGTACAAGGAATTTATCAAGTGGGAAATCCCTGTTCCAGTTCATCTTATCCATGGCACCAGATCTTCTAGAGCCTTCAAGCAGACTCCAGCAGCGCTTCGAGGATCAGGTCCAAGGCCCAGCCAGGATGTTGTGCATATTTTGGATTGCCTGGAGAAAATGCAAAAGTGGCATGCACAACCAAGTGTGCTTGTCATGGGCTATACCTCATTTCTGACATTGATGAGAGAAGACTCGAAGTACAACCACAGAAAATATATGGCTAAAGTGCTGCGAGAGAGTCCTGGAATGTTGATACTTGATGAAGGACACAACCCCAGGAGTACAAAATCAAGGTTGAGAAAGGTTTTGATGAAAGTGGAAACAGATCTGAGAATATTGCTTTCAGGTACTTTGTTTCAGAATAATTTTTGTGAATATTTCAACACCCTTTCCCTGGCAAGACCAATGTTTATCAAAGAAGTTCTGAAGGCATTAGACCCGAAGtttaagaggaaaaagaaaggggCACAAAAGGCACGTCATTTGCTGGAATCTCGCGCCAGAAAATTCTTCATAGATAACATTGCAAGCAAAATTAATTCGGATGAGGCTGAAGAGAAAATGCAGGGTTTGAATATGCTGAGAAACATGACTAATGGGTTCATTGACGTGTATGAAGGCACAGCATCTGACACCCTTCCTGGTATACAGATTTACACCATATTGATGAATCCAACAGATATTCAACATCAGATTTTGGTGAAACTCCATAAAATAATGGAAAAATGCCCTGGATACCCCCTGGAAGTAGAGCTTTTGATAACTCTTGCTTCAATACATCCTTCATTGGTCAATTCTTCTGTCtgtgttaaaaaattttataatctgGAGGAACTGATGGAACTTGAGAAGTtaagatttgattgtaagaaaggGTCCAAGGTGATGTTTGTGTTGAATCTTGTGTATCGTGTAGTCAAGAACGAGAAGGTTCTGATCTTTTGCCACAACATTGCACCCATTAAATTATTCCTTGAATTGTTTGAGAATATCTTTCGATGGCAGCAGGGTAAAGAAATTCTGGTTCTTACAGGGGAACTAGAGCTGTTTGAACGAGGAAGAGTGATGGATAAGTTTGAGGAATTGGGAGGGCCTTCAAGGGTTCTACTTGCATCAATTACAGCTTGTGCCGAGGGAATAAGTTTGACAGCAGCTTCACGGGTAATTCTTTTGGACTCGGAGTGGAATCCTTCCAAGACAAAGCAGGCCATTGCACGAGCTTTTCGGCCTGGCCAACAGAAGATGGTTTATGTGTATCAGCTTCTGGCAACAGGCACAGTTGAAGAGGACAAGTATCGTAGGACAGCATGGAAGGAATGGGTCTCACGCATGATATTTAGTGAGGAATTTGTGGAGGACCCTTCTCGTTGGCAAGCAGAAAAGATTGAGGACGATGTATTACGGGAGATAGTAGAGGAGGACCGGGTTAAGTCATTCCATATGATAATGAAGAACGAGAAGGCTTCAACAAGTTGA
- the LOC7462098 gene encoding SNF2 domain-containing protein CLASSY 2 isoform X3: protein MKRKRLHQSKHPFNAHPFEALCCGSWQSVELIQIRDGAMTVHFVDGHHRIEEKGPFSNVRVKSRKATSSDCTCFLRPGIDVCVLSSSERAKNTGEGNSEPVWVDAKISSIKRKPHVSHCSCQFFVNLYVNQGPLGSERARLSKETEAVGINEISVLQKLDNDPCEADNNQQEAQFYRWEFCEDCSLVQRSKLFLGRFSADLTWLLVASVLKQVEFDVRSVQNKIVYQILGGENEHCSLKSNNHINCVTFKVKDSISTPFVVQLVPTDACSEAGHISDTNGTKQSPCYDVMSLRRSKRRNVQPERFLACDAPAETEIGWVRSLPYTPLKWKAEEEEEEEMHLPLAYLFGTHAGASCAEEQTCNEVGASSPKLELLEGIPVSRTKTYLKEIKSNVVNRRDHQTEPGEVRAGMAKRRECQKSTMADRIEHQTRLGDAESGMANRKKHGTQIREVKSGVANRREHQDQLAIVPVHTEDVLATFEQFDSPVKTPEPYSQAFIEFPISYYRKKSSPAAHRKNDRDEDLMFGNGWGGKFSTKKVQRARYRSTHLKQDGSCAPMTYKRTALSAGAYNKLISSYMKNIDATIKSKEVPRIIDQWEEFKAKHSSDQKEKMEPSSVKDDGESSETEMLWREMELCLASAYILEDNEDLQALLSTRTTQKNCQHDFKLDEEIGILCQICGFVKTEIKYVSAPFMEHTGWTAESKPQNEEDSELKPDEDEGSSLFGNHTSGEDVPVSEVNDNVWDLIPELRPKLHMHQKKAFEFLWKNTAGSLVPAHMEKTSKKIGGCVVSHTPGAGKTFLIIAFLVSYLKLFPGKRPLVLAPKTTLYTWYKEFIKWEIPVPVHLIHGTRSSRAFKQTPAALRGSGPRPSQDVVHILDCLEKMQKWHAQPSVLVMGYTSFLTLMREDSKYNHRKYMAKVLRESPGMLILDEGHNPRSTKSRLRKVLMKVETDLRILLSGTLFQNNFCEYFNTLSLARPMFIKEVLKALDPKFKRKKKGAQKARHLLESRARKFFIDNIASKINSDEAEEKMQGLNMLRNMTNGFIDVYEGTASDTLPGIQIYTILMNPTDIQHQILVKLHKIMEKCPGYPLEVELLITLASIHPSLVNSSVCVKKFYNLEELMELEKLRFDCKKGSKVMFVLNLVYRVVKNEKGN, encoded by the exons ATGAAGAGAAAGCGTTTACATCAGTCCAAGCATCCATTTAATGCACACC CTTTTGAGGCCTTATGCTGTGGCTCTTGGCAAAGCGTGGAGCTTATACAAATCAGGGATGGGGCTATGACTGTGCATTTTGTAGATGGCCATCATAGAATTGAGGAGAAGGGTCCTTTCTCAAACGTTCGAGTGAAGTCGAGGAAAGCTACTTCATCTGATTGCACATGCTTTCTGAGGCCTGGTATTGATGTTTGTGTGCTTTCATCTTCTGAGCGTGCGAAGAATACTGGGGAAGGAAATTCAGAACCT GTGTGGGTTGATGCTAAGATAAGTTCTATCAAGCGGAAACCTCATGTATCTCACTGCTCATGTCAATTTTTTGTTAACCTCTATGTTAACCAAGGCCCTCTTGGTTCAGAGAGAGCCAGACTTAGTAAAGAAACTGAAGCAGTAGGAATCAATGAAATTTCTGTTCTTCAGAAACTTGACAACGATCCATGTGAAGCAGACAACAATCAGCAAGAAGCTCAGTTCTATCGATGGGAATTTTGTGAGGACTGTTCTTTAGTACAAAGAAGCAAACTCTTTTTGGGGAGGTTTTCAGCTGACCTTACATGGCTGCTTGTAGCATCAGTTCTGAAGCAAGTTGAATTTGATGTAAGGTCagtccaaaataaaattgtctACCAAATTTTGGGTGGTGAGAATGAGCACTGTtcattaaaatctaataatcaCATAAACTGTGTAACTTTCAAAGTGAAAGACAGTATTTCAACCCCATTTGTGGTCCAATTGGTTCCCACTGATGCTTGTAGTGAAGCAGGCCATATTAGTGACACCAATGGGACCAAACAATCACCATGCTATGATGTTATGAGTTTGCGGCGGTCAAAGCGTCGAAATGTACAACCTGAACGCTTCCTTGCCTGTGATGCTCCTGCAGAGACAGAAATTGGCTGGGTAAGATCCCTGCCATACACACCACTGAAGTGGaaggcagaagaagaagaagaagaagaaatgcacTTACCACTGGCATACCTGTTTGGGACACATGCAGGTGCAAGTTGTGCAGAAGAGCAAACATGCAACGAAGTGGGAGCTAGTTCTCCTAAACTAGAACTCTTGGAAGGTATCCCTGTTTCCAGAACCAAGACTTACTTGAAGGAGATTAAATCAAATGTGGTTAACAGAAGAGATCACCAAACTGAGCCCGGGGAGGTTCGAGCAGGGATggctaagagaagagaatgCCAAAAGTCAACCATGGCTGACCGAATAGAACACCAAACTCGACTCGGGGATGCTGAATCAGGCATGGCCAACAGAAAAAAGCATGGAACTCAAATTAGGGAGGTTAAATCAGGCGTGGCTAACAGAAGAGAACACCAAGATCAACTTGCTATTGTTCCTGTGCATACTGAAGATGTTCTGGCAACCTTTGAACAATTTGATTCCCCTGTGAAGACTCCTGAACCTTATTCACAAGCGTTTATTGAATTTCCGATTAGTTATTACAGAAAAAAGAGTTCTCCTGCTGCGCACAGGAAGAATGATCGTGATGAAGATTTGATGTTCGGAAATGGATGGGGTGGAAAATTTTCTACTAAGAAAGTTCAAAGAGCAAGATATCGATCCACACATTTAAAGCAGGATGGTTCTTGTGCGCCAATGACTTACAAGCGGACAGCCTTAAGTGCTGGTGCTTACAATAAACTCATAAGTTCTTATATGAAGAACATTGATGCCACAATCAAGTCAAAGGAGGTACCACGCATTATTGACCAGTGGGAAGAGTTTAAAGCAAAACATAGCTCAGATCAGAAGGAGAAAATGGAACCATCTTCGGTTAAGGATGATGGAGAAAGCTCAGAAACTGAAATGTTGTGGAGAGAGATGGAACTATGCCTGGCATCAGCATATATACTTGAAGATAATGAG GATTTGCAGGCTCTACTTTCCACTCGGACTACACAGAAAAATTGCCAGCACGACTTCAAACTGGATGAAGAAATTGGGATATTATGCCAAATATGCGGCTTTGtgaaaactgaaataaaatatgtttcagCACCATTT ATGGAACACACAGGCTGGACTGCAGAAAGTAAGCCACAGAATGAAGAGGATTCGGAGCTTAAACCTGATGAAGATGAGGGCTCGAGTCTTTTTGGCAATCATACTTCAGGTGAAGATGTGCCTGTATCAGAAGTGAATGACAATGTTTGGGACTTGATCCCTGAGCTCAGACCGAAATTACACATGCACCAGAAAAAGGCTTTTGAGTTTCTATGGAAGAACACTGCTGGATCCTTGGTACCGGCACATATGGAAAAAACATCTAAGAAGATAGGTGGTTGTGTTGTTTCTCATACTCCTGGAGCTGGAAAAACATTTCTCATCATTGCATTCCTTGTCAGCTACTTGAAGTTGTTTCCAGGAAAACGGCCTCTGGTCCTTGCTCCAAAGACAACTCTCTATACCTGGTACAAGGAATTTATCAAGTGGGAAATCCCTGTTCCAGTTCATCTTATCCATGGCACCAGATCTTCTAGAGCCTTCAAGCAGACTCCAGCAGCGCTTCGAGGATCAGGTCCAAGGCCCAGCCAGGATGTTGTGCATATTTTGGATTGCCTGGAGAAAATGCAAAAGTGGCATGCACAACCAAGTGTGCTTGTCATGGGCTATACCTCATTTCTGACATTGATGAGAGAAGACTCGAAGTACAACCACAGAAAATATATGGCTAAAGTGCTGCGAGAGAGTCCTGGAATGTTGATACTTGATGAAGGACACAACCCCAGGAGTACAAAATCAAGGTTGAGAAAGGTTTTGATGAAAGTGGAAACAGATCTGAGAATATTGCTTTCAGGTACTTTGTTTCAGAATAATTTTTGTGAATATTTCAACACCCTTTCCCTGGCAAGACCAATGTTTATCAAAGAAGTTCTGAAGGCATTAGACCCGAAGtttaagaggaaaaagaaaggggCACAAAAGGCACGTCATTTGCTGGAATCTCGCGCCAGAAAATTCTTCATAGATAACATTGCAAGCAAAATTAATTCGGATGAGGCTGAAGAGAAAATGCAGGGTTTGAATATGCTGAGAAACATGACTAATGGGTTCATTGACGTGTATGAAGGCACAGCATCTGACACCCTTCCTGGTATACAGATTTACACCATATTGATGAATCCAACAGATATTCAACATCAGATTTTGGTGAAACTCCATAAAATAATGGAAAAATGCCCTGGATACCCCCTGGAAGTAGAGCTTTTGATAACTCTTGCTTCAATACATCCTTCATTGGTCAATTCTTCTGTCtgtgttaaaaaattttataatctgGAGGAACTGATGGAACTTGAGAAGTtaagatttgattgtaagaaaggGTCCAAGGTGATGTTTGTGTTGAATCTTGTGTATCGTGTAGTCAAGAACGAGAAG GGGAACTAG